A genomic segment from Pseudoduganella chitinolytica encodes:
- a CDS encoding uroporphyrinogen-III C-methyltransferase — protein MTIAVIALSVLLAAQAISTSRQIRHLREEMASRLQKSDATTTEAAQLVRATQEATKELQVKVGVLEGRQQEAQAQQLALEQLYNDMSKNRDEWALAEIEQVLSTASQQLQLAGNVPGALIALQNADRSLSRSDKPQFITIRRAIARDTEKLKGLPSVDSVGLAVRLDNVIAQVDALPMLADAKPTLPAAPRKAAAGRKGAREEAPAPVEPVQDTWLTRVHGVWSGWTGEMWTDVRQLLRVRTVEHPEAMMLAPEHAYFLRENLKLRLLNARMALLSRNEAAFRADLLAAQESLVRYFDTRAAQTQRVQALLRQVQGSNLAIEMPTLADSLNAVRNYKAKP, from the coding sequence ATGACGATCGCCGTCATCGCGCTGTCCGTTCTGCTGGCCGCGCAGGCGATCAGCACGAGCCGCCAGATCCGCCATCTGCGCGAAGAGATGGCGAGCCGCCTGCAGAAAAGCGACGCGACCACGACGGAGGCGGCGCAACTGGTGCGCGCCACGCAGGAAGCGACGAAGGAGCTGCAAGTGAAGGTGGGCGTGCTGGAAGGCCGGCAGCAGGAGGCCCAGGCGCAGCAGCTCGCCCTGGAGCAGCTGTACAACGACATGTCGAAGAACCGCGACGAGTGGGCGCTGGCCGAGATCGAGCAGGTGCTGTCAACCGCCAGCCAGCAGCTGCAACTGGCCGGTAACGTGCCGGGCGCGCTGATCGCATTGCAGAACGCGGACCGCAGCCTGTCCCGTTCCGACAAGCCCCAGTTCATCACGATCCGCCGCGCCATCGCGCGCGATACGGAGAAGCTGAAAGGGCTGCCGTCGGTGGATTCGGTCGGCCTGGCCGTCCGCCTGGACAACGTGATCGCACAGGTCGACGCGCTGCCGATGCTGGCCGATGCGAAGCCGACGCTGCCGGCGGCGCCGCGGAAGGCGGCCGCCGGTCGCAAGGGGGCGCGCGAGGAAGCGCCGGCACCCGTTGAACCGGTGCAGGACACGTGGCTGACGCGCGTGCACGGCGTCTGGAGCGGCTGGACGGGCGAGATGTGGACCGACGTGCGCCAGCTGCTGCGCGTGCGCACGGTGGAGCATCCGGAAGCGATGATGCTGGCGCCGGAGCACGCCTATTTCCTGCGCGAGAACCTCAAGCTGCGCCTGCTGAACGCGCGCATGGCCCTGCTGTCGCGCAACGAGGCCGCGTTCCGCGCCGACCTGCTGGCCGCGCAGGAATCGCTGGTGCGCTACTTCGACACGCGCGCCGCGCAGACGCAACGGGTACAGGCGCTGCTGCGCCAGGTACAAGGCAGCAACCTCGCCATCGAGATGCCGACCCTGGCCGACAGCCTGAACGCCGTGCGCAACTACAAAGCGAAGCCCTGA
- a CDS encoding uroporphyrinogen-III synthase produces the protein MPGAVVITRPLAQALPLAEQVRAIGRAAEVLPLLEIVPLADQPALAAALARLQDYALVAFVSPNAIDAAFAHIAAWPPGVTLAVLGEGSRAALAAHGITPADVAIVSPADTANSDSEHLLQTLDLAALRGRRVLIVRGESGRELMADGLRAAGAHVTTIAAYRRSVPALTPALADRLARLLAVPNDWVITSSEALRGLLQLLAAVPGDDLVAKMQQQQLIVPHARIAATAHELGLTRVTLTGSGDERLLAALQSTP, from the coding sequence ATGCCGGGCGCCGTCGTCATCACCCGGCCGCTGGCCCAGGCACTGCCGCTGGCCGAACAGGTGCGCGCCATCGGCCGCGCCGCCGAGGTGCTGCCGCTGCTGGAGATCGTGCCGCTGGCCGACCAGCCGGCGCTGGCCGCCGCCCTGGCGCGGCTGCAGGACTACGCCCTGGTCGCCTTCGTGTCGCCCAATGCCATCGATGCCGCGTTTGCCCATATCGCCGCGTGGCCGCCCGGTGTCACGCTGGCCGTGCTGGGCGAGGGCAGCCGCGCCGCGCTGGCCGCGCACGGCATCACGCCGGCCGATGTCGCCATCGTCAGCCCGGCGGACACCGCCAACAGCGATTCCGAACACCTGCTGCAAACGCTCGACCTGGCGGCGCTGCGGGGCCGCCGCGTGCTGATCGTGCGCGGCGAGTCCGGCCGCGAGCTGATGGCCGACGGCCTGCGCGCGGCCGGGGCCCACGTCACGACGATCGCCGCCTACCGCCGCAGCGTGCCCGCGCTGACGCCGGCGCTGGCCGACCGGCTGGCGCGGCTGCTGGCCGTTCCCAACGACTGGGTGATCACGAGTTCGGAAGCCCTGCGCGGCCTGCTGCAACTGCTGGCGGCCGTGCCGGGCGATGACCTTGTTGCAAAGATGCAACAACAGCAACTGATCGTGCCGCACGCCCGCATCGCCGCAACGGCGCATGAACTGGGCCTTACACGCGTAACGCTGACAGGATCCGGCGACGAGCGCCTGCTCGCCGCGTTACAATCTACGCCATGA
- the hemC gene encoding hydroxymethylbilane synthase, which translates to MQIPSRLVIASRESRLAMWQAEHVRARLQLLYPQCAVEILGMTTRGDQILDRSLSKVGGKGLFVKELEVAMADGRADLAVHSLKDVPMDLPEGFALAAVLEREDPRDAFVSNDFGALDALPAGAVVGTSSLRRQSLIAARYPHLVVKPLRGNLDTRLGKLDRGDYAAIILAAAGLKRLGLESRIRALLEPAVSLPAAGQGAMAIEIAHTDTPRADGVDLLALLAPLNDVATSQAVTAERRVSKVFGGSCQVPLAAYATITEGTMHLRAMVATPDGKRIASAEVQGPAVDATQLGDQVADKLRAQDALAILAEAKAAADGAA; encoded by the coding sequence GCGTCGCGCGAAAGCCGGCTGGCCATGTGGCAGGCCGAACACGTCCGCGCGCGCTTGCAATTATTATATCCGCAGTGCGCCGTCGAGATTCTCGGCATGACGACGCGGGGCGACCAGATCCTCGACCGCAGCCTGTCCAAGGTCGGCGGCAAGGGCCTGTTCGTCAAGGAGCTGGAAGTGGCGATGGCCGACGGCCGCGCCGACCTGGCCGTGCATTCGCTCAAGGACGTGCCGATGGACTTGCCGGAAGGCTTCGCGCTGGCCGCCGTACTGGAACGCGAGGACCCGCGCGATGCCTTCGTGTCGAACGATTTCGGCGCGCTGGACGCGCTGCCCGCCGGCGCCGTGGTCGGCACCAGCAGCCTGCGCCGCCAGTCGCTGATCGCCGCGCGCTATCCGCACCTGGTCGTCAAGCCGCTGCGCGGCAACCTGGACACCCGCCTGGGCAAGCTCGATCGGGGCGACTACGCGGCCATCATCCTGGCGGCCGCCGGCCTGAAACGCCTCGGCCTGGAAAGCCGCATCCGCGCGCTGCTGGAGCCGGCCGTCAGCCTGCCGGCGGCGGGGCAGGGCGCAATGGCGATCGAGATCGCCCATACGGACACGCCGCGGGCCGACGGCGTCGACCTGCTGGCGCTGCTGGCGCCCCTGAACGACGTCGCCACCAGCCAGGCCGTGACGGCCGAGCGGCGCGTGTCGAAGGTGTTCGGCGGCAGCTGCCAGGTGCCGCTGGCGGCCTATGCGACGATCACGGAAGGCACGATGCACCTGCGCGCGATGGTCGCCACGCCGGACGGCAAGCGCATTGCCAGCGCCGAAGTACAGGGGCCCGCCGTGGATGCCACCCAGCTGGGCGACCAGGTGGCCGACAAGCTGCGCGCGCAGGATGCGCTGGCCATTCTCGCGGAGGCGAAAGCGGCCGCCGACGGCGCCGCCTGA